From a single Streptomyces sp. 1331.2 genomic region:
- a CDS encoding LysE family transporter, with protein MRAALVAGLLAGFGVAVPVGAVGAYLVALTARTSLRTGACAALGVATADGLYALLAAAGGTGLAPLLAPFAGPLRIASAVVLLALAVRTARSALRSSRPGAAATPEREPPSPARAFLTLLGITLLNPLTVLYFTALVLGSGAREGAASDALARAVFAAAAFAASAGWQLLLASGGALLGRALTGPRGRLLTALGSSTLVAGLAVRLLVG; from the coding sequence GTGAGGGCCGCCCTGGTCGCGGGGCTGCTCGCCGGGTTCGGCGTCGCCGTCCCGGTGGGCGCCGTCGGGGCCTACCTGGTCGCCCTCACCGCCCGGACCTCGCTGCGCACCGGCGCCTGCGCCGCACTCGGCGTGGCCACCGCCGACGGGCTGTACGCCCTGCTCGCGGCGGCGGGCGGCACCGGCCTCGCACCCCTGCTCGCACCGTTCGCCGGGCCGCTGCGGATCGCCTCTGCCGTGGTCCTGCTGGCCCTGGCCGTCCGCACGGCCCGCTCCGCGCTGCGCAGCAGCCGCCCGGGGGCCGCCGCGACGCCGGAGCGGGAACCGCCCTCCCCCGCCCGGGCGTTCCTCACCCTGCTCGGGATCACCCTGCTGAACCCGCTCACCGTGCTCTACTTCACCGCACTGGTCCTCGGCAGCGGGGCCCGGGAGGGTGCGGCCTCCGACGCCCTGGCCCGGGCGGTGTTCGCGGCCGCCGCGTTCGCCGCCTCGGCCGGCTGGCAGCTGCTGCTCGCCTCCGGCGGCGCGCTGCTGGGCCGGGCGTTGACCGGGCCGCGCGGCCGACTACTCACCGCACTCGGTTCCTCCACCCTGGTCGCCGGGCTCGCCGTCCGGCTGCTGGTCGGCTGA
- a CDS encoding M14 family metallopeptidase, translating to MPYLNITEVESAVTSLATAYPGLTELITLPEPSWEGRTAHALKIGAPAGIPKPCVMMIGGVHAREWGSCEILVHLAADLLEAHQNGTGLGYHDTTFTADQVLSLLRRLDLVIFPLVNPDGRLYSQTVKPMWRKNRNPHNNGSQSDPACVGVDLNRNYDFLFDFTTAFDPNAHPQVSTNPCDRYVYAGPSAFSEPETRNVRWLLDRFPRTRWFVDVHSYSKDMLYNWGDDENQSVDPAMNFRNHAFDGKRGLPGDLTYAEYIPKGDEDAAVLLAEAFCLGVHGVRGVTYKPMSGFHLYPTSGTSDDYVYSRHFVNPDREKVLGFTVEWGTAFHPPWAEMQEIVLEVDAGLVQFCLAAA from the coding sequence ATGCCGTACCTGAACATCACCGAGGTCGAGTCCGCCGTGACCAGCCTGGCCACCGCCTACCCCGGGCTCACCGAACTCATCACCCTGCCCGAGCCCTCCTGGGAGGGCCGCACCGCCCACGCCCTGAAGATCGGCGCCCCCGCCGGCATCCCGAAGCCGTGCGTGATGATGATCGGCGGCGTCCACGCCCGTGAGTGGGGCAGCTGCGAGATCCTCGTCCACCTCGCCGCCGACCTGCTGGAGGCCCACCAGAACGGCACCGGCCTCGGCTACCACGACACCACCTTCACCGCCGACCAGGTGCTGAGCCTGCTCCGCCGCCTGGACCTGGTGATCTTCCCGCTGGTCAATCCGGACGGCCGGCTCTACAGCCAGACCGTCAAGCCGATGTGGCGCAAGAACCGCAACCCGCACAACAACGGCAGCCAGTCGGACCCGGCCTGCGTCGGCGTCGACCTCAACCGCAACTACGACTTCCTCTTCGACTTCACCACCGCCTTCGACCCGAACGCACACCCCCAGGTGTCGACCAACCCCTGCGACCGGTACGTCTACGCCGGCCCGAGCGCGTTCTCCGAGCCGGAGACCCGCAACGTCCGCTGGCTGCTCGACCGGTTCCCGCGGACCCGGTGGTTCGTCGACGTGCACAGCTACTCCAAGGACATGCTCTACAACTGGGGCGACGACGAGAACCAGTCGGTCGACCCCGCCATGAACTTCCGCAACCACGCGTTCGACGGCAAGCGCGGCCTGCCCGGCGACCTCACGTACGCCGAGTACATCCCCAAGGGCGACGAGGACGCCGCCGTGCTGCTCGCCGAGGCGTTCTGCCTGGGCGTCCACGGCGTGCGCGGCGTGACGTACAAGCCGATGTCCGGCTTCCACCTCTACCCGACCAGCGGGACCAGCGACGACTACGTCTACTCCCGGCACTTCGTCAACCCGGACCGGGAGAAGGTGCTCGGCTTCACCGTCGAGTGGGGCACCGCGTTCCACCCGCCGTGGGCGGAGATGCAGGAGATCGTCCTCGAAGTGGACGCCGGGCTGGTGCAGTTCTGCCTGGCCGCCGCCTGA
- a CDS encoding GNAT family N-acetyltransferase, with protein sequence MIDNATGTARPIGEPAFRPATPADVPALVELVESAYRGDASRVGWTTEADLLGGQRTDPQALTEAIGNPGVLVLLAERDGELVACCQLERRGGKAYFGMFSVRPGLQGGGVGRSVLAEAERVAGQEWSVGAMEMAVITQRADLIAWYERRGYRRTGAFSPFPYGDERFGIPLRPDLRFEHLSKELKAS encoded by the coding sequence ATGATCGACAACGCCACCGGCACCGCCCGGCCCATCGGGGAGCCCGCCTTCCGCCCCGCCACGCCCGCCGACGTCCCGGCGCTGGTCGAGCTGGTCGAGTCCGCCTACCGGGGCGACGCCAGCCGGGTCGGCTGGACCACCGAGGCCGACCTGCTCGGCGGGCAGCGGACCGACCCGCAGGCCCTCACCGAGGCCATCGGCAACCCCGGGGTGCTGGTGCTGCTGGCCGAGCGCGACGGCGAACTGGTCGCCTGCTGCCAGCTGGAGCGGCGCGGAGGGAAGGCCTACTTCGGCATGTTCTCGGTGCGCCCCGGCCTGCAGGGCGGCGGGGTCGGCCGGTCCGTGCTGGCGGAGGCGGAGCGGGTGGCCGGCCAGGAGTGGAGCGTCGGCGCGATGGAGATGGCGGTGATCACGCAGCGCGCCGACCTGATCGCCTGGTACGAGCGGCGCGGCTACCGGCGGACCGGCGCCTTCAGCCCCTTCCCGTACGGCGACGAGCGCTTCGGCATCCCACTGCGGCCGGACCTCCGGTTCGAGCACCTGAGCAAGGAGCTGAAGGCCTCCTGA
- a CDS encoding TetR/AcrR family transcriptional regulator, whose product MTSTPIADLWPTLPGADTRPEAAYRLLQAAAESFAERGFHATTTRDIATAAGMSPAALYIHYQSKAALLAEISQAGHAATLALVRAAAAGEGGPAERMRRLVEQFTAWHARARTVGRVVNYELHALPEDAYAVVAALRLDIEREVSALIEEGAAAGEFQVSEVRTAARAVTSLGIDVSRWYTDRSTEAPEELGRRYGELVLRMLGARV is encoded by the coding sequence ATGACCAGCACTCCGATCGCCGACCTCTGGCCGACCCTGCCCGGCGCCGACACCCGCCCCGAGGCGGCGTACCGGCTGCTCCAGGCCGCCGCCGAGTCGTTCGCGGAGCGCGGCTTCCACGCCACCACCACCCGGGACATCGCCACCGCCGCCGGGATGAGCCCGGCCGCGCTGTACATCCACTACCAGTCGAAGGCCGCACTGCTCGCCGAGATCAGCCAGGCCGGGCACGCCGCCACGCTCGCCCTGGTCCGGGCGGCCGCGGCCGGTGAGGGCGGCCCGGCGGAGCGGATGCGGCGGCTGGTCGAGCAGTTCACCGCCTGGCACGCCCGGGCCCGTACGGTCGGCCGGGTGGTCAACTACGAGCTGCACGCCCTGCCCGAGGACGCCTACGCGGTGGTCGCGGCGCTGCGCCTGGACATCGAGCGCGAGGTCAGCGCGCTGATCGAGGAGGGCGCTGCGGCCGGGGAGTTCCAGGTCTCGGAGGTGCGCACGGCGGCCCGCGCGGTCACCTCGCTGGGCATCGACGTCTCCCGCTGGTACACCGACCGCTCGACCGAGGCCCCGGAGGAGCTGGGCCGCAGATACGGCGAGCTGGTGCTGCGGATGCTCGGCGCCCGGGTCTGA
- a CDS encoding M1 family aminopeptidase, with translation MRRLLHALTGAALFAAAGLTALATPNVASAADCTAAQVVANGGFESGSSPWTAPSGAITSDTGQSAHSGGSYAWLDGYGSTHTDTLSQSVTLPAGCGTATLGFWLHVDTAETTTSTAYDKLTVKLGSTTLATYSNLDARDGYVHKTVDVSAFAGQTATLAFTGTEDSSLQTSFVLDDVTLDASGGTTPPQPGDPTRTPAAPGYTVNLTSDASGGSWTGHESVTFTNASPTALNEVYLRLWDNWHGSCPSTPITVTNVTGGTPAPLSVNCTALKITLPAPLAQGQSGTVGFDLGITVPSGADRFGRDGAFNFLGNALPVLAIRDAAGWHLDPYTNNGESFYSVAADFTVTLDHPTSLLVPATGTSVDTPGTAGRTVTKATASKVRDFAWGAGPFTVVSGTSQAGVKVNVYSVAGISAADAKSMLSTATSAVDAHAQRFGAYPYGELDAVIDNNFWFGGMEYPGFVLDLVSTTALTHEIGHQWWYGIVGDDEYNGPWLDEAFTDYATDLALGKTGNGCWNSVSWASSAEKITNSMAYWDANSSRYSTVVYGYGKCALHDLRRTIGDTAMTTLLRSYAQAHWYGVSTTAEFKAAAQAATTVDLTSFWSQHRIEG, from the coding sequence ATGAGAAGACTCCTGCATGCCCTGACCGGCGCCGCGCTGTTCGCGGCGGCCGGCCTCACGGCGCTCGCCACCCCCAATGTGGCGAGCGCCGCGGACTGCACAGCCGCCCAGGTGGTGGCCAACGGCGGTTTCGAGTCCGGCAGTTCGCCCTGGACGGCGCCGAGCGGCGCGATCACCTCCGACACCGGCCAGAGCGCGCACTCCGGCGGCTCCTACGCCTGGCTCGACGGCTACGGCTCCACCCACACCGACACGCTCTCGCAGTCCGTCACCCTCCCCGCGGGGTGCGGCACCGCCACGCTCGGGTTCTGGCTGCACGTCGACACCGCCGAGACGACCACCAGCACGGCCTACGACAAACTGACCGTCAAACTCGGCTCCACCACCCTGGCCACCTACTCCAACCTGGACGCCCGCGACGGGTACGTGCACAAGACCGTCGACGTCTCCGCCTTCGCCGGACAGACCGCGACGCTCGCCTTCACCGGGACGGAGGACTCCAGCCTGCAGACCAGCTTCGTGCTGGACGACGTCACCCTGGACGCCTCCGGCGGCACCACCCCGCCCCAGCCCGGCGACCCGACCCGCACCCCGGCCGCGCCCGGCTACACCGTCAACCTCACCAGCGACGCCTCCGGCGGCAGTTGGACCGGGCACGAGAGCGTGACCTTCACCAACGCCTCGCCCACCGCGCTGAACGAGGTCTACCTACGGCTCTGGGACAACTGGCACGGCAGCTGCCCCAGCACCCCGATCACGGTGACCAACGTGACCGGCGGCACGCCCGCCCCGCTCTCGGTGAACTGCACCGCGCTCAAGATCACCCTGCCGGCGCCGCTCGCGCAGGGCCAGAGCGGAACCGTCGGCTTCGACCTCGGCATCACCGTGCCGAGCGGCGCCGACCGCTTCGGCCGCGACGGGGCGTTCAACTTCCTCGGCAACGCCCTGCCCGTCCTGGCGATCCGCGACGCGGCCGGCTGGCACCTCGACCCGTACACCAACAACGGCGAGTCCTTCTACTCGGTGGCCGCGGACTTCACCGTCACCCTCGACCACCCGACGAGCCTGCTCGTCCCCGCGACCGGCACCTCGGTGGACACCCCCGGCACGGCCGGGCGGACCGTGACCAAGGCGACCGCGAGCAAGGTGCGCGACTTCGCCTGGGGTGCCGGGCCGTTCACCGTGGTCTCCGGCACCTCGCAGGCCGGGGTGAAGGTCAACGTCTACTCGGTGGCCGGGATCAGCGCGGCGGACGCCAAGTCGATGCTCTCCACCGCGACCTCCGCGGTCGACGCCCACGCCCAGCGCTTCGGCGCCTACCCGTACGGCGAACTGGACGCGGTGATCGACAACAACTTCTGGTTCGGCGGCATGGAGTACCCGGGCTTCGTCCTCGACCTGGTCAGCACCACGGCGCTGACCCACGAGATCGGCCACCAGTGGTGGTACGGCATCGTGGGCGACGACGAGTACAACGGCCCCTGGCTGGACGAGGCCTTCACCGACTACGCCACCGATCTCGCCCTCGGCAAGACCGGCAACGGCTGCTGGAACAGCGTCTCCTGGGCCTCGTCGGCGGAGAAGATCACCAACTCGATGGCGTACTGGGACGCCAACTCCTCCCGCTACTCCACCGTGGTCTACGGCTACGGCAAGTGCGCCCTGCACGACCTGCGCCGCACGATCGGCGACACCGCGATGACCACGCTGCTGCGCAGCTACGCGCAGGCGCACTGGTACGGGGTGTCCACCACCGCCGAGTTCAAGGCCGCGGCCCAGGCCGCCACCACCGTCGACCTGACCTCCTTCTGGAGCCAGCACCGCATCGAGGGCTGA
- a CDS encoding ABC transporter permease: protein MPFRQSRPVRRRFWLETALGGLSGLLFLLTLVWPQWIETLIGIDPDAGSGAAEWLVVALAAAVTAACLLGARIEWRRARPSSARAAR from the coding sequence ATGCCCTTCCGGCAATCGCGTCCGGTCCGGCGCCGCTTCTGGCTGGAGACGGCCCTCGGCGGGCTGTCCGGACTGCTGTTCCTGCTCACCCTGGTGTGGCCGCAGTGGATCGAGACGCTCATCGGCATCGACCCGGACGCCGGCAGCGGCGCAGCGGAATGGCTGGTGGTCGCGCTGGCGGCCGCCGTCACCGCCGCCTGCCTGCTCGGCGCCCGGATCGAGTGGCGCCGGGCGCGCCCGTCCTCGGCCCGTGCCGCCCGCTGA
- a CDS encoding S53 family peptidase — translation MSTPTTPYVALPDSSRVPLRGARVIGPADPRAPLTVTVYLRRDPAAPERPNVYELALQPPSRRTVPTDEEYAATHRWRDTDLKAVEAFAAEHRLAVSDENAAARSIDLTGTTEDVANAFRVTLARYRYRDANDRPRVYRGREGQIHVPADLRDIVTCVFGLDDRPIGDRLLLRRAANGIAKAAHTTLQKPPGTFFPTDLEAPYAYPAGTDGAGQCIAVLAFNGETPPGVPSGGYSIDALRNYFVNVLNLPMPDISNVVIPGVGSTGNDPGQDSDPDSPDSSGEIMLDLAVVGALAPKAKIVVYFSKFTEQGWVKVITRIVNDTVNRPSVISGSYGNSEPVLGSRWTAAAVARADAAFANAAEKNISICCASGDDGSRDDVLDERAHADFPSSSPHVLGIGGTRLVLNHGAIVETVWDDGPGRRTGGGISAVFPVPPYQNDAHVPPSVNPPFAAGRGDPDVSALADPVTGVVVPSVDGVHFGVVGGTSASAPMWSALLARINEGLGAPVGFLNPLLYAKFATGVLRDVTQGSNGAYASGPGWDPCTGLGSPGGQQLLDGLKAL, via the coding sequence ATGTCGACCCCGACCACCCCCTACGTGGCGCTGCCGGACAGCTCCCGCGTTCCGCTCCGCGGAGCGCGGGTCATCGGCCCGGCCGACCCACGGGCTCCCCTCACCGTCACCGTCTACCTGCGGCGCGACCCCGCTGCGCCCGAGCGGCCGAACGTGTACGAGCTGGCGCTGCAGCCGCCGAGCCGCCGCACCGTCCCCACCGACGAGGAGTACGCCGCCACCCACCGCTGGCGCGACACCGACCTGAAGGCCGTCGAGGCCTTCGCCGCCGAGCACCGGCTCGCCGTCTCCGACGAGAACGCGGCGGCCCGGAGCATCGACCTGACCGGGACCACCGAGGACGTCGCGAACGCCTTCCGGGTCACCCTGGCCCGCTACCGCTACCGGGACGCCAACGACCGACCCCGGGTCTACCGTGGCCGGGAAGGCCAGATCCACGTACCCGCGGACCTGCGCGACATCGTCACCTGCGTGTTCGGCCTGGACGACCGGCCGATCGGCGACCGCCTGCTGCTCCGGCGGGCCGCCAACGGTATCGCGAAGGCGGCGCACACCACGCTGCAGAAGCCGCCGGGCACCTTCTTCCCGACGGACCTGGAGGCCCCGTACGCCTACCCCGCCGGCACCGACGGCGCCGGGCAGTGCATCGCCGTGCTCGCCTTCAACGGGGAGACGCCACCGGGCGTCCCCTCCGGGGGCTACTCGATCGACGCACTGCGGAACTACTTCGTCAACGTCCTGAATCTGCCCATGCCGGACATCAGCAACGTCGTGATCCCGGGTGTCGGCAGCACGGGCAACGACCCGGGCCAGGATTCCGACCCCGACTCGCCCGACTCCAGCGGCGAGATCATGCTCGACCTGGCGGTCGTCGGTGCCCTCGCGCCCAAGGCGAAGATCGTCGTGTACTTCAGCAAGTTCACCGAACAGGGCTGGGTCAAGGTGATCACCAGGATCGTCAACGACACCGTCAACCGGCCCTCGGTGATCTCCGGAAGCTACGGAAACTCCGAACCGGTGCTCGGCAGCCGGTGGACCGCGGCAGCGGTCGCCCGGGCCGACGCGGCCTTCGCCAACGCGGCGGAGAAGAACATCAGCATCTGCTGCGCCTCGGGCGACGACGGCTCCCGCGACGACGTCCTCGACGAGCGCGCCCACGCCGACTTCCCGTCCTCCAGCCCGCACGTGCTCGGCATCGGCGGCACCCGGCTGGTGCTGAACCACGGGGCGATCGTCGAGACCGTCTGGGACGACGGCCCCGGCCGCCGCACGGGCGGCGGCATCAGCGCCGTCTTCCCGGTGCCGCCCTACCAGAATGACGCCCACGTCCCGCCGTCCGTCAACCCGCCGTTCGCGGCGGGCCGCGGCGACCCGGACGTGTCCGCCCTCGCCGACCCGGTGACGGGTGTGGTCGTCCCGAGCGTGGACGGCGTGCACTTCGGCGTGGTCGGAGGCACCAGCGCGTCCGCCCCGATGTGGTCCGCCCTGCTGGCCCGGATCAACGAGGGGCTCGGCGCCCCGGTCGGCTTCCTGAACCCGCTGCTGTACGCGAAGTTCGCGACGGGCGTCCTGCGGGACGTCACCCAGGGCAGCAACGGCGCCTACGCCTCCGGGCCCGGCTGGGATCCGTGCACCGGCCTCGGCAGCCCCGGCGGGCAGCAGCTGCTGGACGGCCTCAAGGCGCTGTAG
- a CDS encoding lysozyme, translating to MPRSSRAARTACATGPDRPARPRRLPVRSVLSVLSALAATTALVAGAAAPAASASASPIAPTVEGRPGFHPDRDFAGSTVAAHEGRGAAPLASLAVTQTPGLDVASYQGNVNWSSAAANGARFAYVKATEGTGYTNPYFAQQYNGSYNSGLIRGAYHFALPNSSFGATQANYFVDHGGGWSADGRTLPPALDIEYNPYGATCYGLSQSAMVSWIRSFSDTVHSRTGRYPTIYTTTNWWTQCTGNYGGFGATNPLWIARYASTVGTLPNGWGYQTFWQYADSGTFPGDQDYFNGATDRLSALALG from the coding sequence ATGCCCCGCTCTTCCCGCGCCGCCCGCACCGCCTGCGCCACCGGGCCCGACAGACCGGCCCGCCCCCGCCGCCTGCCCGTCCGGTCTGTCCTGTCCGTCCTCTCCGCGCTCGCCGCCACCACCGCGCTGGTCGCCGGCGCAGCCGCCCCAGCCGCCTCCGCCTCCGCCTCCCCCATCGCCCCGACCGTCGAGGGCCGACCCGGCTTCCACCCCGACCGCGACTTCGCCGGCTCCACCGTCGCCGCCCACGAGGGCCGCGGCGCCGCGCCCCTCGCCTCCCTCGCGGTCACCCAGACCCCCGGGCTGGACGTCGCCAGCTACCAGGGCAACGTCAACTGGTCCTCGGCGGCGGCCAACGGCGCCCGCTTCGCCTACGTCAAGGCCACCGAGGGCACCGGCTACACCAACCCGTACTTCGCCCAGCAGTACAACGGCTCCTACAACTCCGGCCTGATCCGCGGCGCCTACCACTTCGCGCTGCCGAACAGCTCCTTCGGCGCCACCCAGGCCAACTACTTCGTCGACCACGGCGGCGGCTGGTCCGCCGACGGCAGGACCCTGCCGCCGGCCCTGGACATCGAGTACAACCCCTACGGCGCCACCTGCTACGGCCTGAGCCAGAGCGCCATGGTCAGCTGGATCCGCTCCTTCAGCGACACCGTCCACTCGCGCACCGGCCGCTACCCCACCATCTACACCACCACCAACTGGTGGACCCAGTGCACCGGCAACTACGGCGGCTTCGGCGCCACCAACCCGCTCTGGATAGCCCGTTACGCCTCCACCGTCGGCACCCTGCCGAACGGCTGGGGCTACCAGACCTTCTGGCAGTACGCGGACTCCGGCACCTTCCCCGGCGACCAGGACTACTTCAACGGCGCGACCGACCGGCTGAGCGCCCTCGCCCTGGGCTGA
- a CDS encoding maleylpyruvate isomerase N-terminal domain-containing protein yields the protein MDSQNDSVRELLTQAWASWAERGAALDAEDWDRPTRLPAWTVRELYAHVAPMPEMFAGLRAAVLAGPAEVTSGAGILRAYNRPGGIAHTAAGQVAEAAKQSAGSLEPALLIARFGVEGPAALAGLADLPPSTTVAHPMLGSVTVGALGEVALMEATVHLLDLIAAVGGPPPADAALHATRALLAEVADPVAFIEAATGRSSEAVLPVVR from the coding sequence ATGGACAGTCAGAACGACTCCGTGCGCGAGCTGTTGACGCAGGCCTGGGCCTCCTGGGCGGAGCGCGGCGCGGCCCTGGACGCCGAGGACTGGGACCGGCCGACCCGGCTGCCCGCGTGGACCGTCCGGGAGCTGTACGCACACGTGGCGCCGATGCCGGAGATGTTCGCCGGGCTGCGCGCGGCCGTCCTGGCCGGGCCGGCCGAGGTGACCAGCGGCGCCGGGATCCTGCGGGCCTACAACCGGCCGGGCGGCATCGCGCACACCGCGGCCGGGCAGGTCGCCGAGGCGGCGAAGCAGTCCGCCGGTTCGCTCGAACCCGCCCTGCTGATCGCCCGGTTCGGGGTCGAGGGCCCGGCCGCCCTGGCCGGCCTCGCGGACCTGCCGCCGAGCACGACGGTGGCGCACCCGATGCTCGGCAGCGTGACGGTCGGCGCGCTCGGCGAGGTGGCGCTGATGGAGGCGACCGTCCACCTCCTCGACCTGATCGCGGCCGTCGGCGGCCCGCCGCCCGCCGACGCCGCCCTGCACGCGACCCGCGCGCTGCTGGCCGAGGTCGCGGACCCGGTGGCCTTCATCGAGGCGGCGACCGGGCGCAGCTCGGAGGCGGTGCTGCCGGTCGTCCGTTGA
- a CDS encoding SDR family oxidoreductase, which produces MVHSFKGRVAVVTGSSRGIGLGIASELVARGAKVCLTARNPEPLAEAVRDLGGPDNAIAVAGKADDPAHQEEAVARTLEAFGRLDHLVNNTGINPVYGPVLDTDEAAAAKIFAVNVLGPLAWTRRVHAAWMGEHGGSIVNVASVAGIRASAGIGMYGVSKAALIRLTTELGAELGPQGIRVNAVAPAVVKTKFAEALYEGREEKVAAAYPLGRLGVPEDVAGAVAFLLSPDSGWITGQTLVVDGGVTLGGGM; this is translated from the coding sequence GTGGTGCACTCCTTCAAGGGCCGGGTGGCCGTCGTCACCGGATCGAGCCGGGGCATCGGCCTGGGCATCGCGAGCGAGCTGGTCGCCCGCGGCGCCAAGGTCTGCCTCACCGCCCGCAACCCCGAGCCGCTGGCCGAGGCCGTCCGGGACCTGGGCGGCCCCGACAACGCGATCGCCGTGGCGGGCAAGGCCGACGATCCGGCCCACCAGGAGGAGGCCGTCGCCCGCACCCTGGAGGCCTTCGGACGGCTCGACCACCTGGTCAACAACACCGGCATCAACCCGGTGTACGGCCCGGTCCTGGACACCGACGAGGCCGCCGCCGCCAAGATCTTCGCCGTCAACGTGCTCGGCCCGCTGGCCTGGACCCGCCGCGTGCACGCCGCGTGGATGGGCGAGCACGGCGGCTCGATCGTCAACGTCGCCTCCGTCGCCGGCATCCGCGCCTCCGCCGGGATCGGCATGTACGGCGTCAGCAAGGCCGCGCTGATCCGGCTCACCACCGAGCTCGGTGCCGAGCTGGGCCCGCAGGGCATCCGGGTCAACGCCGTCGCCCCCGCCGTGGTCAAGACCAAGTTCGCCGAGGCGCTGTACGAGGGCCGCGAGGAGAAGGTCGCCGCCGCGTACCCGCTCGGCCGGCTCGGCGTCCCCGAGGACGTCGCGGGCGCCGTCGCCTTCCTGCTCTCCCCGGACTCCGGCTGGATCACCGGCCAGACCCTCGTCGTCGACGGCGGAGTCACCCTCGGCGGTGGGATGTGA
- a CDS encoding SDR family oxidoreductase: MTAGAFADRFAGQGVVVTGAGRGIGAALARAFAAAGARVVVNDLDAEAAHAVAKDCSGTALPGDAASAEGLAALVGQARAALGEIDVWCANAGVAPVGGADAPAAAWESAWEVNVLAHVRAADLLLPRWLERGEGRFLATVSAAGLLTMLGSAPYAVSKHGALAFAEWLSATYRHRGVRVHALCPQGVRTDMLASTGAVGEALLAPTALDPEDVAEATLAALGEERFLILPHPEVAEYYRVRATEPDRWIAGMNRLQQGLEKGAAL; encoded by the coding sequence GTGACGGCCGGGGCTTTCGCCGACCGGTTCGCCGGCCAGGGCGTGGTGGTGACCGGCGCCGGCCGGGGCATCGGGGCCGCGCTCGCCCGGGCCTTCGCGGCCGCCGGGGCCCGGGTGGTGGTCAACGACCTGGACGCCGAGGCCGCCCACGCCGTCGCCAAGGACTGCTCCGGCACCGCCCTGCCCGGGGACGCCGCCTCCGCCGAGGGCCTGGCCGCCCTGGTCGGGCAGGCCCGGGCCGCCCTGGGCGAGATCGACGTGTGGTGCGCCAACGCGGGCGTCGCCCCGGTCGGCGGGGCCGACGCGCCCGCCGCCGCCTGGGAGAGCGCCTGGGAGGTCAACGTGCTCGCGCACGTCCGGGCCGCCGACCTGCTGCTCCCCCGCTGGCTGGAGCGCGGCGAGGGCCGCTTCCTGGCCACCGTCTCCGCCGCCGGGCTGCTCACCATGCTCGGGTCGGCCCCGTACGCGGTCAGCAAGCACGGCGCGCTCGCCTTCGCCGAATGGCTCTCCGCGACCTACCGCCACCGGGGCGTCCGGGTGCACGCGCTCTGCCCGCAGGGCGTGCGCACCGACATGCTCGCCTCGACCGGCGCCGTCGGCGAGGCGCTGCTGGCGCCGACCGCGCTGGACCCGGAGGACGTCGCCGAGGCCACGCTGGCCGCCCTGGGCGAGGAGCGCTTCCTGATCCTTCCGCACCCCGAGGTCGCCGAGTACTACCGGGTCCGGGCCACCGAACCGGACCGCTGGATCGCCGGGATGAACCGGCTCCAGCAGGGACTGGAGAAGGGTGCGGCGCTGTGA
- a CDS encoding TetR/AcrR family transcriptional regulator produces MVERDGTEKRGRLNRPLVLAAAVALVDREGLSALTMRRLATELGVESMALYRYTPGKEALLDGLIEAYFTEVNDRLRTSADAAREPGWRQELRRIAQAFAAAAHAHPEILPLVATRPLSVPMTRRPAPVLELTEHILAVLGRAGFDDATALTVYRTFVAWNLGCLLVDKRQVVDNPEEPDPALRLGLHRLPAAEYPRLRALVPRFADFDDEAEMLSGLEALLDGMPSPPLDAFYGGDAS; encoded by the coding sequence ATGGTCGAACGGGACGGCACCGAGAAGCGGGGCCGGCTGAACCGCCCGCTGGTCCTCGCCGCCGCCGTGGCGCTGGTCGACCGCGAGGGCCTGAGCGCACTGACCATGCGCCGGCTGGCCACCGAGCTGGGCGTCGAGTCGATGGCCCTGTACCGCTACACCCCGGGCAAGGAAGCCCTGCTGGACGGCCTGATCGAGGCCTACTTCACCGAGGTCAACGACCGGCTGCGGACCAGCGCCGACGCCGCCCGCGAGCCCGGCTGGCGCCAGGAGCTGCGCCGGATCGCCCAGGCCTTCGCCGCCGCCGCGCACGCCCACCCCGAGATCCTGCCGCTGGTCGCGACCCGGCCGCTGAGCGTCCCGATGACCCGCCGCCCGGCGCCGGTGCTCGAACTCACCGAGCACATCCTCGCCGTGCTCGGCCGGGCCGGTTTCGACGACGCCACCGCGCTGACCGTCTACCGCACCTTCGTCGCCTGGAACCTCGGCTGCCTGCTGGTGGACAAGCGCCAGGTGGTCGACAACCCGGAGGAGCCGGACCCCGCGCTGCGGCTGGGCCTGCACCGGCTGCCCGCCGCCGAGTACCCGCGGCTGCGCGCCCTGGTGCCCCGCTTCGCCGACTTCGACGACGAGGCGGAGATGCTCAGTGGCCTGGAGGCCCTGCTGGACGGGATGCCTTCGCCGCCCCTTGACGCCTTCTACGGCGGCGACGCATCCTGA